The following coding sequences lie in one Fundulus heteroclitus isolate FHET01 chromosome 20, MU-UCD_Fhet_4.1, whole genome shotgun sequence genomic window:
- the slc25a34 gene encoding solute carrier family 25 member 34 → MASPAVPRSVLGPPPAVWPPLDFALGALACCAACVFTNPLEVVKTRLQLQGELRARGSYQIHYRGVLQALLVVGRTDGLRGLQKGLSAGLIYQGVMNGVRLGSYSWCEALGITAFHGGSLLSGAGAGALGALIASPAYLVKTHLQAQTVDTIAVGHQHNHLSVSDAFVTIYRREGLSGLWRGVNGAVPRVMVGSAAQLATFTSAKDRVSHSQWVSGNGWLTALIAAAISGVAVAITMTPFDVISTRLYNQPVDESRKGRLYHGFTDCLLKVCQAEGPLGLYKGMGPVFLRLAPHTVLSMLFWDLMRQHAVKDK, encoded by the exons ATGGCTTCTCCCGCCGTCCCCCGCAGCGTTTTGGGACCCCCTCCGGCCGTCTGGCCCCCTCTGGACTTTGCGCTGGGCGCTCTGGCCTGCTGTGCAGCCTGCGTGTTCACCAATCCCCTGGAGGTTGTGAAGACACGTCTGCAGCTTCAGGGCGAGCTCCGTGCTCGGGGATCCTACCAGATCCACTACAGGGGAGTCCTGCAGGCCCTCCTGGTGGTGGGGCGCACAGACGGGCTCCGGGGCCTGCAGAAGGGGCTCTCAGCGGGGCTCATCTACCAGGGCGTGATGAATGGAGTGCGGCTGGGCTCTTACTCCTGGTGTGAAGCTCTGGGCATCACCGCGTTTCACGGAGGCAGCCTGCTGTCAGGTGCAGGGGCCGGGGCCCTGGGAGCCCTCATCGCCTCTCCTGCTTATTTG GTAAAGACTCATCTTCAAGCCCAGACAGTGGACACTATAGCTGTTGGTCACCAACATAACCATCTG agtgTTTCCGATGCCTTTGTTACCATCTATAGAAGAGAGGGCCTGAGTGGTCTCTGGAGGGGGGTCAACGGAGCCGTTCCTCGAGTCATGGTGGGATCGGCCGCTCAGCTGGCCACCTTCACCTCGGCCAAGGACCGGGTGTCTCACTCTCAG TGGGTTAGTGGCAACGGCTGGCTCACTGCGTTGATCGCTGCCGCCATCAGTGGCGTAGCCGTGGCCATCACCATGACTCCATTTGACGTGATTAGCACGCGGCTCTACAACCAGCCAGTGGACGAGTCTCGCAAA GGGCGCCTGTACCACGGATTTACAGACTGCTTGCTGAAAGTGTGCCAAGCCGAAGGTCCCCTGGGTTTATATAAAGGCATGGGCCCTGTGTTCCTGCGGCTGGCCCCGCACACAGTGCTCAGCATGCTGTTCTGGGATCTGATGAGGCAACACGCAGTCAAAGACAAGTAG
- the LOC105927103 gene encoding transmembrane protein 82, whose protein sequence is MTIFSPFSWILEIFQWTPFDPNPVDCFFKGLIGACGVSVLYNQMRVYHFFQACSDSDTQSGREQRSSSSRNPLIRKLRAGLQFWFLTGVLSLVGLRVSSLVVLEFSLRAVSAFTSAGLDDGPRGLELLLIQSQFSLGCSLTCTLAFIHQGAPHSSFGLLLAAALSWAVADYCSSLWRHVATLFPLHSTERDCGKCTGLLTSGHTMLASLQRVVILAFAAAAVASTTTVYEHFLSQKDALKFWTPLTLCYTMLVAYNQEEQHRLTVTETLLRTVALRLGGLLVLMLAVGYWSDVLHVLIAFLGEGVCLLSSQDLLQAALQEEEESGKDKQKSSHVSRMRKEK, encoded by the exons ATGACGATCTTTTCTCCTTTCTCCTGGATCCTGGAAATTTTTCAGTGGACGCCTTTTGATCCAAATCCCGTTGATTGCTTTTTTAAAG gaCTTATAGGAGCATGTGGAGTTTCAGTCTTGTATAATCAGATGAGAGTTTACCACTTCTTTCAAGCATGCAG TGATTCCGACACCCAAAGTGGACGTGAGCAGAGGTCGTCCTCATCAAGAAACCCTTTGATAAGAAAACTGAGAGCAGGTCTCCAGTTCTGGTTCCTGACTGGGGTCCTCTCTTTGGTGGGATTGAGGGTTTCCTCTCTCGTTGTGCTGGAGTTCTCACTCAGAGCCGTTTCTGCGTTCACCTCAGCCGGCCTG GACGATGGCCCCAGAGGCCTGGAGCTGCTCCTAATCCAGAGTCAGTTCTCTCTGGGCTGCAGCCTCACCTGTACTCTGGCCTTCATCCATCAGGGGGCTCCACACAGCTCCTTCGGCCTGCTCCTGGCAGCTGCGCTCAGCTGGGCAGTGGCGGACTACTGCAGCAGCCTGTGGAGACATGTGGCCACACTGTTCCCGCTGCACAGCACCGAGCGTGACTGCGGGAAGTGCACCGGCCTCCTGACCTCTGGACACACCATGCTGGCTTCACTGCAAAGAGTGGTCATCCTGGCCTTTGCCGCAGCAGCTGTGGCTTCCACCACCACGGTTTACGAGCATTTCTTATCCCAGAAGGATGCTCTGAAGTTCTGGACTCCGCTGACACTCTGCTACACCATGCTGGTGGCCTATAATCAAG AGGAACAGCATCGACTGACGGTAACAGAGACCCTGCTGCGCACCGTAGCGCTGCGACTGGGAGGCTTGCTGGTGCTGATGCTGGCGGTGGGATACTGGTCGGATGTTCTTCATGTCCTCATCGCCTTTCTGGGAGAAGGAGTCTGTCTGCTGTCTTCTCAGGATCTGCTGCAGGCTGCGCTACAG gaagaagaggaaagcgGCAAAGACAAACAGAAGTCCTCCCACGTGTCaaggatgaggaaagaaaaGTAG
- the fbxo42 gene encoding LOW QUALITY PROTEIN: F-box only protein 42 (The sequence of the model RefSeq protein was modified relative to this genomic sequence to represent the inferred CDS: deleted 1 base in 1 codon), whose protein sequence is MSLSPDNEDGCFVAMDTEDEGAEGAALRGEAEAKMRSCGQEANMDTGAKGKGRTMVELPEEVLEYILSFLSPYQEHKTAALVCKQWYRLIKGVAYQCYHGFLRAVQEGNIQWESRTYPYPGTPITQRFSHSACYYDSNQSMYVFGGCTQSSCNAAFNDLWRLDLNSKEWIRPLASGSYPSPKAGATLVMHKDLLVLFGGWTRPSPYPLHQPERFFDEIHTYSPSKNWWNCIVTTHGPPPMAGHSSSVIGNTMIVFGGSLGARQMSNEVWVLDLEQWSWSKPATSCPSPHPRGGQSQIVIDEKTLLILGGCGGPNALLKDAWLLHMDGPAWKWQQLQVENEDHGAPELWCHPACKVGQCVVVFSQAPSGRAPLSPSLNSRPSPISATPAPLGPEPPSLRSQSPIRSGAAGVVLGAAEEAPCVNGRWGTLRPRPSARGSARDGSPSSSQQPSPSQGPDSPPLPPLPSLINGSSPSPRTSPAQGCSPPSRPHLPGSTDYGWDSPPSAAPHQELPNTNGLHTPPSGSPLTPPGAVSPAALRRGLEAVKNRSSSSLPSSSLPTQGASPMGGSGGGGGGTGPSGTPPSSSSSPPQAAVPDGHAIPPIARRLGHHPPQSLNVGKPLYHSLNCKPMQMYVLDVSRAKSAGVVSWKVYGNGTPAAVTGPPETSLHTVVQGRGELIIFGGLMDKKQNAKYYPKTNALYFVRAKR, encoded by the exons ATGTCCCTTTCCCCCGACAATGAGGATGGATGCTTTGTTGCCATGGATACAGAGGATGAGGGCGCAGAGGGTGCTGCGTTGAGG GGCGAGGCGGAGGCGAAGATGAGGTCCTGTGGTCAAGAAGCGAACATGGACACCGGTGCCAAAGGGAAGGGGAGAACCATGGTGGAGCTGCCAGAGGAAGtccttgaatacattttatccTTCCTCTCACCTTACCAGGAGCACAAGACCGCCGCACTGGTGTGCAAGCAGTGGTATCGCCTAATTAAAG GCGTCGCCTATCAGTGTTACCATGGTTTTTTGAGAGCGGTCCAGGAGGGAAATATCCAGTGGGAGAGCCGGACGTATCCATATCCCGGGACCCCCATCACTCAGCGCTTTTCACACA GTGCGTGCTACTACGACTCAAATCAGTCCATGTACGTTTTCGGGGGGTGCACCCAGAGTAGCTGCAATGCTGCCTTTAATGATCTGTGGAGACTGGACCTAAACAGTAAAGAGTGGATCCGCCCTTTAGCCTCAG GCTCCTATCCGTCTCCAAAAGCTGGAGCGACTCTGGTGATGCACAAGGATCTGCTGGTGCTGTTTGGAGGCTGGACGCGTCCCAGCCCGTATCCACTTCACCAACCAGAGAGGTTTTTTGACGAAATCCACACCTATTCACCCTCAAAAAACTG GTGGAACTGTATAGTTACAACACATGGACCTCCACCCATGGCGGGCCACTCGTCGTCTGTGATCGGGAACACCATGATAGTGTTCGGGGGATCGTTGGGAGCGCGTCAGAT GAGCAATGAAGTCTGGGTTCTGGATCTGGAGCAGTGGTCCTGGTCCAAACCGGCAACATCATGTCCGTCACCTCACCCACGAGGAGGCCAGTCACAA atTGTCATTGATGAAAAGACTTTGCTGATATTGGGTGGCTGTGGTGGTCCCAATGCG CTTCTTAAAGACGCCTGGCTCCTCCACATGGACGGCCCCGCGTGGAAGTGGCAGCAGCTGCAGGTGGAGAATGAGGACCACGGGGCCCCGGAGTTGTGGTGCCACCCAGCTTGTAAA GTGGGCCAGTGTGTGGTGGTTTTCTCACAGGCTCCGTCCGGCCGCGCGCCTCTTAGTCCAAGTCTTAACTCGCGACCTTCCCCCATAAGTGCCACTCCCGCCCCCTTGGGGCCGGAGCCGCCCTCCCTGCGGTCTCAGTCCCCGATCCGGAGCGGGGCCGCCGGTGTCGTCCTGGGAGCCGCCGAGGAGGCGCCGTGTGTAAACGGCCGATGGGGCACGCTGAGACCTCGGCCCTCAGCCAGAGGAAGTGCCAGAGACGGGAGCCCGTCCTCGTCTCAGCAGCCGTCTCCTTCGCAAGGCCCCGACAGCCCCCCTCTCCCTCCGCTTCCCTCCCTCATAAATGGCTCCTCCCCTTCTCCTCGGACCAGCCCGGCCCAGGGCTGCTCTCCTCCCTCCCGTCCTCATCTGCCTGGTTCCACAGACTATGGGTGGGACTCTCCTCCCTCTGCCGCTCCTCACCAAGAGCTCCCAAATACCAATGGCCTGCACACCCCCCCCTCAGGCTCCCCTCTCACGCCCCCAGGAGCGGTGTCCCCCGCTGCCCTACGACGAGGACTGGAGGCAGTGAAAAACAGATCTTCCTCATCTTTACCGTCGTCTTCCCTTCCAACACAGGGGGCTTCTCCTATGGGCGGCAGCGGCGGGGGCGGAGGAGGAACCGGGCCCTCAGGAACCCCTCCGTCGTCCTCGTCCAGCCCCCCGCAGGCCGCCGTGCCCGACGGACACGCCATCCCGCCGATAGCGCGGCGCCTCGGCCACCACCCGCCCCAGAGCCTGAACGTGGGCAAGCCTCTGTACCACTCGCTGAACTGCAAGCCCATGCAGATGTACGTGCTGGACGTTTCCCGGGCCAAATCCGCGGGGGTCGTGTCCTGGAAAGTTTACGGCAACGGGACCCCCGCAGCAGTCACGGGCCCGCCGGAGACCAGCCTTCACACCGTGGTGCAGGGCCGCGGGGAGCTCATCATTTTCGGGGGCCTCATGGACAAGAAGCAGAATGCGAAGTACTACCCTAAGACCAACGCTTTGTACTTTGTACGCGCTAAAAGGTAA